One genomic segment of Hydra vulgaris chromosome 14, alternate assembly HydraT2T_AEP includes these proteins:
- the LOC136090537 gene encoding uncharacterized protein LOC136090537 isoform X1 has protein sequence MLFCRFCEFVTSSLTNYVQHNTLHSCAYDIPCGVEGCKWKFRTLGGFTTHMYRFHDQTNNGKLLSKFENIEMTGVCSVLTCKIELPFHKLLAHLKSHAKNRVLVTCPYEGCKQQYKVRSSFTAHLSRYHWIDRQLGYFNQIIPASEIISNPNDHPFINENIDRIEFHTNDVIHNIALFFLILLCQYHIPLTTVQYIAEEIFNLNTINQHQTEYILMKDLSSSIPDKELHDAMHQVRNRDAIAIELSKEKGLLRLAYIRKEYFKKNLNFVEPLEISLGRNEHGLECHAYYIPIKETLQKLCTNSATCNLRYVFRLFSW, from the coding sequence ATGCTTTTTTGCAGATTCTGTGAGTTTGTAACTTCTTCCTTGACAAATTATGTCCAACACAACACATTACACAGTTGTGCATATGACATTCCATGTGGCGTTGAAGGATGCAAATGGAAGTTCAGAACTTTAGGAGGTTTTACAACTCATATGTATAGATTTCACGATCAAACCAATAATGGAAAACTGCTtagtaaatttgaaaacattgaaaTGACAGGAGTGTGTTCTGTTTTAACTTGCAAAATTGAACTTCCTTTCCACAAATTATTAGCACATTTGAAATCACATGCTAAAAACAGAGTTTTAGTAACTTGTCCATATGAAGGATGTAAGCAACAGTATAAAGTTAGGTCTTCCTTCACAGCACATTTATCAAGGTATCATTGGATTGATAGGCAACTGggttattttaatcaaataattccAGCTTCAGAAATTATATCCAATCCAAATGATCAtccatttataaatgaaaacattgaTAGAATTGAATTTCATACTAATGATGTGATTCACAACATAGCtttgtttttcttaatattGCTGTGTCAGTATCACATTCCTTTAACAACAGTTCAGTATATTGcagaagaaatttttaatttaaatacaataaaccAACATCAAACTGAATACATATTAATGAAGGACTTGTCAAGTAGTATTCCTGATAAAGAATTACATGATGCTATGCACCAAGTGAGAAATAGAGATGCTATTGCAATTGAGTTATCAAAAGAAAAGGGTTTGTTAAGATTAGCTTATATAAGAAaagaatactttaaaaaaaatttgaattttgttgaGCCATTAGAGATTTCTTTAGGAAGAAATGAACATGGTTTGGAATGTCACGCATATTATATTCCAATAAAAGAAACtttacaaaagttatgtacCAATTCAGCCACGTGCAACCTTAGATATGTATTCAGATTATTTTCATGGTGA
- the LOC136090537 gene encoding uncharacterized protein LOC136090537 isoform X2: MNTHVSELSSVTPSFQISSVTPPYAEPSTLSSSGSSNWAQTYIVKWDTFPAEFLSYINSKRKPSESNIRKMVGTLMSDVFHYDQKPNRNGLRVIAQKVVARYPDAFMDEINGKVVSIGVKTLMYRMESRKENAYRKVPLLSNQSKKMKLNIHNIHNWEPNFSSQSVDLPNAKEQLQQLFRNLPWPKDDVDKLMADTYSLQRHTINDVIPFSEVMFLWPFLSQLEYLMDHFSNLMSFSLMDKLTNAVTCKSNLIFFYFEVTTKKMQ; this comes from the exons ATGAACACACATGTTTCTGAACTGTCATCAGTTACTCCATCTTTTCAGATTTCATCAGTTACCCCACCATATGCAGAACCTTCGACTTTATCTTCATCAGGATCTTCAAATTGGGCACAAACATATATTGTAAAATGGGATACTTTTCCTGCTGAGTTTTTAAGTTACATCAACAGTAAGCGAAAGCCCTCCGAatcaaatataagaaaaatggTTGGTACATTAATGAGTGATGTTTTCCATTATGATCAAAAGCCTAATCGAAATGGTTTACGGGTTATAGCTCAAAAAGTTGTTGCAAG ATATCCGGATGCATTTATGGACGAAATAAACGGCAAAGTAGTCAGTATTGGAGTTAAAACATTAATGTATAGAATGGAATCAAGGAAAGAAAATGCTTATCGGAAAGTTCCCTTGTTATCAAATCAATCtaagaaaatgaaactaaataTACACAATATACATAATTGGGAGCCAAATTTTTCCAGTCAATCTGTGGACTTACCAAATGCCAAG GAACAGCTACAACAATTGTTCAGAAATTTGCCTTGGCCAAAAGATGACGTTGATAAACTTATGGCAGACACATATTCTTTGCAACGCCATACAATAAATGATGTAATTCCATTTTCTGAAGTAATGTTCCTATGGCCATTTTTATCACAATTGGAATATCTTATGGATCATTTTTCAAATCTAATGAGTTTTTCATTAATGGACAAGTTAACAAATGCAGTAACCTGCAAATCAAATCTTATTTTCTTCTACTTTGAAGTCACGACAAAAAAAATGCAGTAA